A stretch of the Enoplosus armatus isolate fEnoArm2 chromosome 13, fEnoArm2.hap1, whole genome shotgun sequence genome encodes the following:
- the LOC139295630 gene encoding heart- and neural crest derivatives-expressed protein 1-like isoform X1, translated as MNLIGGYQHHHHLMHEPFPFVQRCHQDAPYFQSWVVNHGEVPPDFQIQAPYSAAELGAPGAANDARLEGLQAGMGKRRTSGPKKERRRTESINTAFAELRECIPNVPADTKLSKIKTLRLATSYIAYLMDVLAKDSGDTEGFKAEIKKFENRDLKRKREPVSYGCRSLRNFPESLGAEKKVKGRTGWPQQVWALELNQ; from the exons ATGAACCTCATCGGGGGctaccagcaccaccaccacctgatGCACGAACCCTTCCCGTTCGTCCAGCGGTGTCACCAGGACGCGCCGTACTTCCAGAGCTGGGTGGTGAACCACGGCGAGGTGCCCCCGGACTTCCAGATCCAGGCGCCCTACTCGGCCGCGGAGCTGGGAGCGCCAGGGGCGGCGAACGATGCCCGGCTAGAGGGGCTCCAGGCGGGGATGGGGAAGAGAAGAACGTCGGGGCCGAAGAAGGAGCGGCGGCGGACGGAGAGCATCAACACAGCTTTCGCCGAGCTGCGGGAGTGTATCCCCAACGTCCCGGCGGACACGAAACTGTCCAAAATTAAAACTTTACGCCTGGCGACCAGTTACATCGCCTACCTGATGGACGTCCTGGCCAAAGACTCCGGGGACACGGAGGGCTTTAAGGCCGAAATTAAGAAATTTGAAAACCGGGATCTGAAAAGGAAACGGGAGCCGGTAAGTTACGGTTGTAGAAGCCTCCGAAACTTTCCT GAGTCTTTAGGAGCCGAGAAGAAGGTGAAGGGCCGGACCGGGTGGCCGCAGCAGGTCTGGGCTCTGGAGCTCAAccagtga
- the LOC139295630 gene encoding heart- and neural crest derivatives-expressed protein 1-like isoform X2 produces the protein MNLIGGYQHHHHLMHEPFPFVQRCHQDAPYFQSWVVNHGEVPPDFQIQAPYSAAELGAPGAANDARLEGLQAGMGKRRTSGPKKERRRTESINTAFAELRECIPNVPADTKLSKIKTLRLATSYIAYLMDVLAKDSGDTEGFKAEIKKFENRDLKRKREPTDGLQESLGAEKKVKGRTGWPQQVWALELNQ, from the exons ATGAACCTCATCGGGGGctaccagcaccaccaccacctgatGCACGAACCCTTCCCGTTCGTCCAGCGGTGTCACCAGGACGCGCCGTACTTCCAGAGCTGGGTGGTGAACCACGGCGAGGTGCCCCCGGACTTCCAGATCCAGGCGCCCTACTCGGCCGCGGAGCTGGGAGCGCCAGGGGCGGCGAACGATGCCCGGCTAGAGGGGCTCCAGGCGGGGATGGGGAAGAGAAGAACGTCGGGGCCGAAGAAGGAGCGGCGGCGGACGGAGAGCATCAACACAGCTTTCGCCGAGCTGCGGGAGTGTATCCCCAACGTCCCGGCGGACACGAAACTGTCCAAAATTAAAACTTTACGCCTGGCGACCAGTTACATCGCCTACCTGATGGACGTCCTGGCCAAAGACTCCGGGGACACGGAGGGCTTTAAGGCCGAAATTAAGAAATTTGAAAACCGGGATCTGAAAAGGAAACGGGAGCCG ACTGACGGCCTGCAGGAGTCTTTAGGAGCCGAGAAGAAGGTGAAGGGCCGGACCGGGTGGCCGCAGCAGGTCTGGGCTCTGGAGCTCAAccagtga